A section of the Subtercola frigoramans genome encodes:
- the trpS gene encoding tryptophan--tRNA ligase translates to MNSTKPRLMSGMQPSADSLHLGNYIGALLSWKELQETHEAFYMLADLHAITVPQEPAALRENTRRTVAQYIAAGIEPSKSTLFVQSHVPAHAELAWVLNTITGFGEAGRMTQFKDKSAKQGSDSTSVGLFTYPILQAGDILLYNAVEVPVGEDQRQHIELTRDLATRFNSRFGDTFVVPEPYILKATAKIYDLQNPASKMSKSAESTAGIIWMLDEPSVTQKKIMRAVTDAEGGVVYDPATKAGVSNLLTIYSVLSGQSIASIEAEFAGRGYGDFKKALAEVVIGTLAPMRERALELLADPAELDRILNAAADRANEVAQATLDTVYDRIGLLRRVTYRLV, encoded by the coding sequence ATGAACAGCACGAAACCGCGCCTGATGTCGGGCATGCAGCCGTCAGCCGACTCCCTCCACCTCGGCAACTACATCGGCGCGCTGCTGAGCTGGAAAGAGCTGCAGGAGACGCACGAAGCGTTCTACATGCTCGCTGACCTGCACGCCATCACGGTTCCGCAGGAGCCGGCTGCACTCCGCGAGAACACTCGCCGCACCGTGGCTCAGTACATTGCGGCCGGCATCGAGCCGAGCAAGTCGACGCTCTTCGTGCAGTCCCACGTGCCCGCCCACGCCGAGCTCGCCTGGGTGCTGAACACCATCACCGGCTTCGGCGAGGCCGGCCGCATGACCCAGTTCAAAGACAAGTCTGCCAAGCAGGGGTCCGACTCCACCTCTGTCGGGCTCTTCACGTACCCCATCCTGCAGGCCGGCGACATCCTGCTCTACAACGCTGTCGAGGTCCCGGTCGGCGAAGACCAGCGCCAGCACATCGAGCTCACGCGCGACCTGGCGACGCGGTTCAACAGCCGCTTCGGCGACACCTTCGTGGTACCTGAGCCGTACATCCTGAAGGCGACAGCCAAGATCTACGACCTGCAGAACCCGGCCTCGAAGATGTCGAAGTCGGCCGAGTCGACCGCGGGCATCATCTGGATGCTCGACGAACCAAGCGTCACCCAGAAGAAGATCATGCGCGCGGTGACCGATGCCGAGGGCGGCGTGGTCTACGACCCGGCGACGAAGGCGGGGGTGTCCAACCTGCTCACGATCTACTCGGTGCTCTCTGGGCAGTCGATCGCGTCGATCGAGGCCGAGTTCGCCGGCCGCGGGTACGGCGACTTCAAGAAGGCCCTCGCCGAGGTGGTCATCGGCACGCTGGCCCCGATGCGCGAGCGTGCGCTCGAACTGTTGGCAGACCCTGCCGAGCTCGACCGCATTCTCAACGCCGCCGCCGATCGCGCGAACGAGGTCGCCCAGGCGACGCTCGACACGGTCTACGACCGCATCGGCCTCCTCCGTCGAGTCACGTACCGCTTAGTCTGA
- a CDS encoding FUSC family protein: MNATNSMPERGSQSSPSASPAASTRRSATPSTISRSSSTSWFTGRRMNVAALSPDRYAKLILSTTRVPFLQVVKTSVAAILAWVACTLLLQGAPPLFGVIAAILVVQPSVNQSFGKALERCVGVIIGVVLAYFIGVLFGQASWVILLSVIVALLMGWALRLGPTSSVQIPISAMLVLSLGASTPGYAIDRILETIIGALLGVAVNLLIVPPVALQPVHEAVARLGNEVAGILDSLARILSEPSTAPERTGMLVEARLLTPMRAKAAAALSAGEESLKYNPRRSVHRDLLESDGQLLAMLSVLVTRVTGMARGVYDHYDDELLGEPIVGEIVAEMGRASHDLRLVIANAELPGTEPEAAVDDQPALTAPLAIAVPRSEHWVLLGFLLEDLRRIHEELVEATEQH; this comes from the coding sequence GTGAACGCCACCAACTCCATGCCTGAACGCGGCTCACAGTCGTCTCCCAGCGCATCCCCGGCCGCATCGACCAGGCGATCGGCCACCCCTTCCACGATCTCTCGTTCAAGCTCCACGTCGTGGTTCACGGGGCGCAGGATGAACGTCGCCGCCCTGTCTCCCGACCGGTACGCGAAGCTCATCCTCTCGACCACTCGCGTGCCTTTCCTGCAGGTCGTGAAGACCTCGGTCGCGGCCATCCTCGCCTGGGTCGCGTGCACGCTCCTCTTGCAGGGTGCGCCGCCCCTGTTCGGCGTGATCGCGGCGATCCTGGTGGTGCAGCCGAGCGTCAACCAGTCGTTCGGTAAAGCCCTCGAGCGGTGCGTCGGAGTCATCATCGGCGTCGTGCTCGCCTACTTCATCGGGGTGCTCTTCGGGCAGGCCTCGTGGGTCATCCTGCTGTCGGTGATCGTGGCCCTGCTGATGGGGTGGGCGCTGCGGCTCGGGCCGACCTCGTCGGTGCAGATCCCCATCAGCGCGATGCTCGTGCTCTCGCTCGGGGCTTCGACCCCGGGGTATGCCATCGACCGCATTCTCGAGACGATCATCGGCGCGCTGCTGGGCGTGGCCGTGAATCTGCTCATCGTTCCGCCGGTGGCACTGCAGCCCGTACACGAGGCCGTCGCGCGGCTGGGCAACGAGGTGGCGGGCATCCTCGACTCGCTCGCTCGGATTCTCAGCGAACCGAGTACCGCGCCCGAACGCACGGGCATGCTGGTCGAGGCGCGACTGCTCACGCCGATGCGGGCGAAGGCGGCGGCTGCGCTCTCGGCGGGCGAGGAGAGCCTCAAGTACAACCCGCGACGCTCGGTGCACCGCGACCTACTCGAGAGTGACGGGCAGCTGCTGGCGATGCTGTCGGTGCTGGTGACGCGCGTGACAGGCATGGCGCGCGGGGTATACGACCACTACGACGACGAGCTGCTGGGCGAACCGATCGTGGGTGAGATCGTCGCAGAGATGGGCCGGGCGTCGCACGACCTGCGCCTGGTGATCGCGAACGCCGAGCTTCCGGGAACCGAGCCTGAGGCAGCGGTGGATGATCAGCCGGCCCTCACCGCACCGCTGGCCATTGCCGTGCCCCGCAGCGAACACTGGGTGCTGCTGGGGTTCCTCCTGGAGGATCTTCGCCGAATCCACGAAGAACTCGTCGAGGCCACCGAGCAGCACTGA
- the ribH gene encoding 6,7-dimethyl-8-ribityllumazine synthase — MAGTGIPTSTTLDGTGLKVTIVAGRWHDVISNGLLAGAHRALEEANVEITEIRVAGSFELPVVSRAALEAGADAVVALGVIIRGGTPHFEYVSDAATSGLSQVSILTGKPVGFGVLTLDDEAQGLDRAGLPGSKEDKGREAAEAAVATALTLRALLPEHP; from the coding sequence ATGGCCGGCACCGGAATCCCCACCTCCACCACTCTCGACGGCACCGGGCTCAAGGTGACGATCGTCGCCGGCCGCTGGCACGACGTGATCAGCAACGGGCTGCTCGCCGGGGCCCATCGCGCTCTCGAGGAGGCGAACGTCGAGATCACGGAGATCCGCGTCGCCGGGAGCTTCGAGCTTCCGGTCGTCAGCCGCGCCGCGCTCGAGGCGGGCGCAGACGCCGTCGTCGCCCTCGGCGTCATCATCCGCGGTGGAACCCCGCACTTCGAGTATGTCTCCGACGCTGCGACCTCCGGCCTCTCGCAGGTGAGCATCCTCACGGGCAAGCCGGTCGGGTTCGGCGTGCTCACTCTCGACGACGAGGCCCAGGGCCTCGACCGCGCCGGACTCCCAGGTTCCAAGGAGGACAAGGGCCGCGAGGCCGCCGAAGCTGCGGTCGCCACGGCCCTCACCCTGCGCGCCCTCCTCCCCGAGCATCCATAA
- a CDS encoding MFS transporter codes for MSSPTFAPPAAVNTRSRVVLASLIGTSIEFYDFYVYATAAVLVFPKLFFPTTDPNVGLLTSFAVFGVAFVARPIGSIIFGHFGDRIGRKKTLVASLLTMGIATVLIGFLPTYASIGLWAPILLTVMRFAQGLGLGGEWSGAALLATENAPAGKRAIYGTFPQLGAPIGFIIANGVFLWLNLGMSAADFASWGWRVPFIASAVLVVIGLYVRFKLVETPAFQKVIDAGEVAAVPVARVFKTSWRPLILGTFIMLATYTLFYLMTTFTLTFGTAFSSATAAKAAADKAGTTFNPATFTPGLGFNRNDFLIMLIISVVFFGIFTLVSGPLAERFGRRKTLIVTTIGILVFGLLFVPLFGAGTVGTMALLIIGFTLMGLTFGPMGAVLPELFPANVRYTGSAISYNFASILGAAVAPFIAVALWQAAGGSPVWVGVYLSAMAVITLIALIISKETRDVDYDSNLS; via the coding sequence ATGTCTTCGCCCACGTTCGCCCCGCCCGCCGCCGTCAACACCCGCTCGAGAGTCGTTCTCGCCAGTCTCATCGGCACCTCGATCGAGTTCTACGACTTCTACGTCTACGCCACTGCCGCCGTGCTGGTGTTCCCGAAGCTGTTCTTCCCGACCACCGACCCCAACGTAGGCCTGCTGACCTCGTTCGCGGTCTTCGGGGTGGCGTTCGTTGCGCGGCCCATCGGCTCGATCATCTTCGGGCACTTCGGTGACCGGATCGGCCGCAAGAAGACCCTCGTCGCGTCGCTTCTCACCATGGGCATCGCGACCGTGCTCATCGGATTTCTGCCGACGTACGCCTCGATCGGCCTCTGGGCGCCCATTCTGCTGACCGTCATGCGCTTCGCCCAGGGCCTCGGCCTCGGCGGCGAATGGAGCGGCGCCGCGCTGCTCGCCACCGAGAACGCCCCGGCCGGCAAGCGAGCGATCTACGGCACCTTCCCGCAACTCGGTGCTCCGATCGGCTTCATCATCGCCAACGGCGTGTTCCTCTGGCTGAACCTCGGCATGTCTGCAGCCGACTTCGCGAGCTGGGGCTGGCGTGTGCCGTTCATCGCGAGCGCCGTGCTCGTCGTAATCGGGCTGTACGTGCGCTTCAAGCTGGTCGAGACGCCGGCCTTCCAGAAGGTCATCGACGCGGGCGAGGTCGCGGCCGTACCCGTGGCACGGGTGTTCAAGACCAGCTGGCGCCCGCTCATCCTGGGCACGTTCATCATGCTCGCCACGTACACGCTGTTCTACCTGATGACAACGTTCACGCTGACGTTCGGCACCGCGTTCTCGTCTGCCACTGCGGCCAAGGCTGCGGCCGACAAGGCAGGCACGACCTTCAATCCGGCCACCTTCACACCCGGTCTCGGTTTCAACCGCAACGACTTCTTGATCATGCTCATCATCAGCGTCGTGTTCTTCGGCATCTTCACCCTGGTGTCTGGCCCGCTCGCCGAGCGCTTCGGGCGTCGCAAGACGCTCATCGTCACAACGATCGGCATCCTGGTGTTCGGCCTGCTGTTCGTGCCGCTGTTCGGGGCCGGAACCGTCGGAACGATGGCCCTGCTCATCATCGGCTTCACCCTCATGGGCCTCACCTTCGGCCCGATGGGCGCCGTGCTGCCCGAACTCTTCCCCGCGAACGTGCGGTACACCGGCTCGGCAATCAGCTACAACTTCGCGTCGATCCTCGGTGCGGCCGTGGCCCCGTTCATCGCGGTCGCACTCTGGCAGGCTGCCGGCGGCAGCCCTGTCTGGGTGGGCGTGTACCTCAGCGCGATGGCCGTGATCACGCTGATCGCACTCATCATCAGCAAAGAGACCCGAGACGTCGACTACGACTCCAACCTGTCCTGA
- a CDS encoding cytochrome c oxidase assembly protein — protein MYLAGILALARRGEHWRIAPSLGFYLLGLGSFAVVEFGFLGVYSEELRFAFTTRIALLLFAVPALLATGKPVSLARAALTGAPLRALEAVLNSRVVGIMGNAVFGPVFALVAFSIFLTPVAGTLRESPFAQDAIAIVVPMVGLIMVLPLTELVVARTTLFIAAEFMLAFVELVLDAIPGILLRLNETILDHAGPITTAVPGWFPSPLRDQQLSGDLLWFIAEIADIPILILLFIRWSKHDRKEAKQVDELSDDEMDALTQAHLKSFGPGRD, from the coding sequence ATGTATCTCGCGGGCATCCTGGCCCTCGCTCGCCGCGGCGAGCACTGGCGGATCGCCCCGAGCCTCGGCTTCTACCTGCTCGGGCTCGGGTCGTTCGCCGTCGTCGAGTTCGGCTTTCTGGGCGTCTACAGCGAAGAACTCCGGTTCGCGTTCACCACGCGCATCGCGCTGCTGCTGTTCGCCGTGCCCGCCCTGCTCGCCACGGGCAAACCGGTTTCGCTGGCCCGCGCCGCGCTGACAGGCGCACCGCTCCGGGCACTCGAGGCCGTACTGAACTCCCGCGTGGTCGGCATCATGGGCAACGCCGTCTTCGGTCCGGTGTTCGCGCTCGTCGCCTTCTCAATCTTCCTGACGCCGGTCGCAGGCACGCTCCGTGAGTCTCCCTTCGCGCAAGACGCGATCGCGATCGTCGTGCCCATGGTCGGGCTCATCATGGTGCTGCCGCTCACCGAGCTGGTCGTCGCGCGCACCACCCTGTTCATCGCCGCCGAGTTCATGCTCGCGTTCGTGGAGCTGGTGCTCGACGCGATCCCCGGCATTCTGCTGCGGCTCAACGAGACCATTCTCGACCACGCCGGGCCCATCACCACCGCGGTTCCCGGCTGGTTCCCGAGCCCCCTCCGCGACCAGCAGCTCTCGGGCGACCTGCTCTGGTTCATCGCAGAGATCGCCGACATTCCGATTCTGATCCTGCTGTTCATCCGCTGGTCGAAGCACGACCGAAAAGAAGCCAAGCAGGTCGACGAACTCTCAGACGACGAGATGGATGCCCTCACCCAGGCTCATCTCAAATCCTTCGGCCCCGGCCGCGACTGA
- a CDS encoding polyprenol monophosphomannose synthase encodes MPGAVVVIPTYREKETIAAIIERVLKSADVHVLVVDDNSPDGTGQIVDAIAATDDRVNIMHRTEKNGLGTAYVAGFGWALDKGYDYIIEMDADGSHQPEELPRLLKLLDAGANLGIGARWIPGGRTENWPWYRKLISRSGTTYARIMLKSKLHDITSGYRGFSADTLRALDLSQLDSAGYVFQIELAWLVERSGGVVREFPITFVERLEGQSKMTTGIVVEALSKVTTWGIASRLGRIPKSQSLATR; translated from the coding sequence TTGCCTGGAGCTGTCGTCGTCATCCCCACGTATCGCGAAAAAGAGACCATCGCCGCGATCATCGAGCGCGTGCTGAAGTCTGCTGACGTGCACGTTCTCGTCGTCGACGACAACAGCCCCGACGGCACCGGGCAGATCGTCGACGCCATCGCTGCCACCGACGACCGCGTGAACATCATGCACCGTACAGAGAAGAACGGCCTCGGCACCGCGTACGTCGCGGGGTTCGGCTGGGCGCTCGACAAGGGCTACGACTACATCATCGAGATGGATGCTGACGGCTCACACCAGCCGGAGGAGTTGCCCCGGCTGCTCAAGCTCCTCGACGCCGGCGCGAACCTGGGCATCGGCGCCCGCTGGATCCCCGGCGGCAGGACCGAGAACTGGCCCTGGTACCGAAAGCTCATCTCCCGCTCGGGCACCACGTACGCTCGCATCATGCTGAAGTCCAAGCTGCACGACATCACCTCGGGGTACCGCGGGTTCAGCGCCGACACCTTGCGCGCGCTCGACCTCTCGCAGCTCGACTCGGCCGGCTACGTGTTCCAGATCGAACTGGCGTGGCTCGTCGAGCGCTCGGGCGGAGTCGTGCGGGAGTTCCCGATCACGTTCGTCGAGCGACTGGAAGGCCAGTCGAAGATGACGACCGGCATCGTGGTGGAGGCACTCTCGAAGGTGACCACCTGGGGCATCGCGTCCCGCCTGGGCCGCATCCCCAAGTCGCAGTCGCTCGCCACCCGCTGA
- the ribD gene encoding bifunctional diaminohydroxyphosphoribosylaminopyrimidine deaminase/5-amino-6-(5-phosphoribosylamino)uracil reductase RibD has protein sequence MRRAIELAANGPAWGVNPQVGCVILSPDGVVLAEGWHRGAGTPHAEVDALTKLSAASDAIGATAVVTLEPCNHTGRTGPCSEALVAAGISTVYFGAGDPGLRSGGGAGTLSAAGVRVHGGVLAAEVERSIHPWLTAMRNGRPFVTVKWASSLDGRAAAADGTSQWITGPDARTDVHLRRSRADAIAVGTGTLLADDPSLTARMPVSTGETEPTLYAHQPQPVMIGERRIDRTARVFDHPLPVIEYQSRNLHGVLADLFDRGVRSVFVEGGPTLASAFIRVGLADEIVAYLAPVLLGGPLLALGDIGVDGIADALPLTIVSLDLLGPDLRIVAEPVRGESSAVFLDSPVSSTAGTSSSTASTSPTSVISVTSVTPSTSDPKEHHLVHRNH, from the coding sequence ATGCGCCGCGCCATCGAGCTCGCTGCGAACGGCCCCGCGTGGGGCGTCAACCCGCAGGTCGGCTGCGTCATCCTCAGCCCCGACGGAGTCGTTCTCGCCGAAGGCTGGCACCGCGGGGCGGGCACTCCCCACGCCGAAGTGGATGCCCTGACCAAGCTGAGCGCAGCATCCGACGCCATCGGCGCCACCGCCGTCGTCACCCTCGAGCCCTGCAACCACACCGGACGCACTGGCCCGTGCAGCGAGGCACTCGTCGCCGCCGGGATCAGCACGGTGTACTTCGGGGCCGGCGACCCCGGGCTGCGGTCCGGGGGCGGAGCCGGCACACTGTCGGCCGCCGGGGTGCGCGTGCACGGCGGTGTTCTCGCCGCAGAGGTCGAGCGCAGCATCCACCCGTGGTTGACCGCGATGCGAAACGGGCGCCCGTTCGTCACCGTGAAATGGGCGTCGAGCCTCGACGGCCGTGCGGCAGCAGCTGATGGCACCAGCCAGTGGATCACAGGCCCGGATGCCCGCACCGACGTTCACCTGCGCCGCAGCCGAGCCGACGCCATTGCGGTCGGCACGGGAACGCTGCTCGCGGACGACCCGTCGCTCACCGCACGGATGCCCGTCTCGACCGGCGAAACCGAGCCCACCCTGTATGCGCACCAGCCCCAGCCCGTTATGATCGGCGAGCGCCGCATCGACCGCACTGCGCGGGTGTTCGACCACCCGCTGCCAGTCATCGAGTACCAGTCGCGCAACCTCCACGGTGTTCTCGCCGACCTCTTCGACCGCGGCGTGCGCTCGGTGTTCGTCGAGGGCGGCCCGACCCTGGCGAGCGCGTTCATCAGGGTCGGATTGGCCGACGAGATCGTCGCCTACCTGGCACCGGTACTGCTCGGGGGCCCGCTCCTCGCCCTCGGCGACATCGGCGTCGACGGCATCGCGGATGCCCTGCCACTCACGATCGTCTCGCTCGACCTGCTCGGCCCCGACCTTCGCATCGTCGCAGAACCGGTTCGCGGCGAAAGCTCGGCCGTCTTCCTCGATTCTCCGGTCTCCTCCACAGCAGGCACCTCCTCCTCCACAGCAAGCACCTCCCCGACATCCGTCATCTCCGTCACCTCCGTCACCCCCTCCACCTCCGACCCGAAGGAGCACCACCTTGTTCACCGGAATCATTGA
- a CDS encoding riboflavin synthase, translating into MFTGIIEEKGEVLAIEPRADVVRLTLRAPLAVSGARHGDSISVSGVCLTVVDQTVDSFTADVMQQTIDMSTVGSLKPGDAVNLERAALVGDRLGGHIVQGHIDGTSTVLAVTPGEAWSVLRFSLSPELAPLVVDKGSIAVAGVSLTVSNVDGGHGHPGATPPTEGADAGDAHTASAHWFEVSLIPETLSATTLGALAVGDVVNIETDILARHVERLLSLRTTTDPTTKPTTTQR; encoded by the coding sequence TTGTTCACCGGAATCATTGAAGAAAAAGGCGAAGTCCTGGCAATCGAGCCGCGCGCCGATGTTGTTCGCCTGACGCTCCGCGCTCCCCTCGCCGTGTCGGGAGCTCGCCACGGCGATTCGATCTCGGTGAGCGGCGTCTGCCTGACCGTGGTCGACCAGACCGTGGATTCCTTCACCGCCGACGTGATGCAGCAGACCATCGACATGAGCACAGTCGGCTCGCTGAAGCCTGGTGACGCGGTCAACCTCGAGCGTGCAGCTCTGGTCGGCGACCGGCTCGGCGGCCACATCGTGCAGGGCCACATCGACGGCACCAGCACCGTGCTCGCAGTCACCCCCGGCGAGGCCTGGAGCGTGCTTCGCTTCAGTCTCAGCCCCGAGCTCGCCCCGCTCGTGGTCGACAAAGGGTCGATCGCCGTCGCGGGGGTGTCACTGACGGTGTCGAACGTCGATGGGGGCCACGGGCATCCGGGTGCCACGCCACCCACCGAGGGCGCCGACGCCGGCGATGCCCACACCGCTTCCGCGCACTGGTTCGAGGTATCGCTCATCCCCGAGACCCTCTCTGCGACCACCCTGGGCGCGCTTGCCGTCGGTGACGTCGTCAACATCGAGACTGACATTCTCGCCCGGCACGTCGAGCGACTGCTCTCGCTTCGAACAACCACCGATCCCACCACCAAGCCCACGACCACCCAGCGCTGA
- the ribA gene encoding GTP cyclohydrolase II: MSLTPMPEVLAALRAGKPVIVADDEDRENEGDAILAAELATPEWIAWMVRNTSGFLCAPMTVERAAALELPPMVERNEDSRRTAYTITVDASSPIVTTGISAADRAFTLRALADGASTPASFIRPGHVLPVVAVAGGVRERPGHTEASVELMQLAGLSPVGVIGEIVSTDGSMARMPELLEIAAREGLPVTTIEALIVWLNEADARAEAGTALAVDGNEDAPVVGADTALSDADSHGSSNTVSSSSGSASAGSTSSGSTSRDDQRPTLGSRMDHVPVDLVDRVEFAVETLVPTIHGTFRFRAYHDLVSGADHLAVIAGDPSDPSSVVRIHSECLTGEAFGSLKCECGPQLTASLDLIAELGGVVIYLRGHEGRGIGLINKLRAYQLQEDGLDTLDANLALGLPGDVRDYGAAVAILEDLGLTHVRLLTNNPEKVRQLEERGITVVERVPLIVGRGSANSSYLDAKRDRMGHLLPLPTLVE; encoded by the coding sequence ATGTCACTCACACCCATGCCCGAAGTCCTGGCAGCTCTGCGCGCAGGCAAGCCCGTGATCGTCGCCGATGACGAAGACCGTGAGAACGAGGGCGACGCGATCCTCGCGGCCGAGCTCGCGACCCCCGAGTGGATCGCCTGGATGGTGCGCAACACCTCCGGCTTCCTCTGCGCCCCGATGACCGTCGAGCGCGCCGCCGCCCTTGAGCTGCCTCCGATGGTGGAGCGCAACGAAGACTCCCGCCGCACCGCCTACACAATCACCGTCGATGCGTCGTCACCGATCGTCACCACGGGCATCAGCGCCGCCGATCGCGCCTTCACCCTGCGCGCGCTGGCAGACGGCGCCTCGACGCCGGCCAGCTTCATCCGTCCCGGTCATGTCTTGCCGGTCGTCGCCGTCGCCGGCGGTGTTCGCGAGCGCCCGGGCCACACGGAGGCGTCTGTCGAACTGATGCAGTTGGCTGGGCTCTCGCCGGTCGGCGTGATCGGCGAGATCGTGAGCACCGACGGCTCCATGGCACGGATGCCCGAACTCCTCGAGATCGCAGCCCGCGAGGGTCTGCCCGTGACGACCATCGAGGCGCTCATCGTCTGGCTGAACGAAGCCGATGCGCGGGCAGAGGCCGGAACGGCTCTCGCCGTGGACGGCAACGAGGACGCCCCCGTCGTCGGGGCTGACACCGCCCTTTCTGACGCGGACAGCCACGGCTCGAGCAACACTGTCTCGAGCAGTAGTGGCTCGGCTAGTGCTGGCTCGACCAGTAGTGGCTCGACCAGTCGAGACGACCAGCGACCGACGCTCGGGTCGCGCATGGACCACGTGCCCGTCGATCTCGTAGACCGCGTCGAGTTCGCAGTCGAGACCCTGGTGCCGACCATCCACGGCACATTCCGGTTTCGCGCCTACCACGATCTGGTCTCCGGCGCAGATCACCTTGCCGTGATCGCCGGTGACCCGTCAGACCCGAGCTCCGTCGTGCGGATCCACTCTGAATGCCTCACCGGCGAGGCCTTCGGTTCGCTGAAGTGCGAGTGTGGCCCTCAGCTCACTGCGTCACTCGACCTCATCGCCGAGCTCGGCGGTGTGGTGATCTACCTGCGCGGCCACGAAGGTCGGGGAATCGGGCTCATCAACAAGCTGCGTGCGTACCAATTGCAGGAAGACGGGCTCGATACCCTCGACGCGAACCTCGCCCTCGGGCTCCCCGGCGATGTGCGCGACTACGGCGCAGCTGTCGCAATCCTCGAGGACCTGGGGCTCACCCATGTACGGCTGCTGACGAACAACCCCGAAAAGGTGCGCCAGCTCGAAGAGCGCGGCATCACCGTCGTCGAACGGGTGCCGCTGATCGTCGGCCGTGGCTCGGCGAACTCGTCGTACCTGGATGCCAAGCGCGACCGCATGGGTCACCTGCTGCCCCTCCCGACCCTCGTCGAGTAA